In Cicer arietinum cultivar CDC Frontier isolate Library 1 chromosome 1, Cicar.CDCFrontier_v2.0, whole genome shotgun sequence, one DNA window encodes the following:
- the LOC140921111 gene encoding uncharacterized protein: MYCADTKKVDLFAYMLESNVEHWWNCTRGDKFVVMFIDDIPIYSMSLGDHEKHVRIVLQVLRDNKLYAKPEKCEFWLDDVRMCLMQEGKFVAYASRQIRSHETNYPTHDLEFVAVVFALKICRHYLHEANFEVFSDH; the protein is encoded by the exons ATGTATTGTGCTGACACTAAGAAAGTGGACCTCTTCGCTTATATGTTAGAGTCTAATGTTGAGCATTGGTGGAATTGTACTAGAGGAG ATAAGTTTGTGGTgatgttcattgatgatattcCAATCTACTCTATGAGCTTGGGTGATCATGAGAAACACGTGAGGATAGTATTACAAgttttgagagataataaattgTATGCAAAACCTGAGAAATGTGAGTTTTGGCTTGATGATGTGAG GATGTGTTTAATGCAAGAAGGAAAATTTGTAGCTTATGCATCTAGACAAATTAGGTCACACGAGACGAATTATCCAACCCATGATCTTGAATTTGTAGCTGTAGTCTTTGCTCTTAAGATTTGTAGGCATTACTTGCATGAAGCGAATTTTGAGGTTTTTAGCGATCATTAG